In Blastopirellula sp. J2-11, a single genomic region encodes these proteins:
- a CDS encoding tyrosine-type recombinase/integrase, giving the protein MPKAAKGSKVMKGRPITEPEFQRMLDATPDVVGKENAEAWQFYLRGMWWSGLRLSESLQLYWDRDRQDRLCIDFDLARPLLWIPAEFDKGKKDRVHPVAPGFVSHLQQVPAKDRTGPVFRFPGHRGALPRADWVSKFVCAIGQKADVVVDTDPHTSKKKYACLHDLRRSFGQRWQISYCRSN; this is encoded by the coding sequence ATGCCCAAGGCCGCTAAGGGGAGCAAGGTCATGAAGGGGCGACCGATTACTGAGCCCGAATTTCAACGGATGCTGGATGCAACGCCCGATGTTGTGGGCAAAGAGAACGCGGAAGCCTGGCAGTTCTACCTACGGGGCATGTGGTGGTCAGGGCTGCGGCTTTCGGAATCGCTCCAGCTGTATTGGGATCGGGATCGGCAGGACCGGCTTTGCATCGACTTCGACCTGGCCCGGCCGCTCCTTTGGATCCCGGCGGAATTCGACAAAGGGAAGAAAGATCGGGTCCATCCGGTCGCCCCTGGTTTTGTGAGTCACCTTCAGCAGGTGCCCGCCAAGGATCGAACCGGCCCGGTTTTTCGGTTCCCTGGCCATCGGGGCGCGTTGCCGCGTGCTGATTGGGTTTCCAAGTTTGTCTGTGCGATCGGTCAAAAGGCGGACGTAGTAGTTGACACGGACCCCCATACCAGCAAAAAGAAGTATGCCTGCTTGCATGACCTTCGACGGTCGTTTGGTCAGCGCTGGCAGATAAGTTATTGCCGCAGCAACTAA